From a single Botrytis cinerea B05.10 chromosome 4, complete sequence genomic region:
- the Bcadh4 gene encoding Bcadh4, which yields MAAPNETYTPAFPPQTKPHISTGIPFPEACAHHIKDTFHASKVYIIVSNSISKTSNFTSLKERLGDLVVGVRYGIKPHTPWDDVLEIVQDMREKEADIIVTLGAGSLTDGAKVISFALANNVSTPEGLYSLSAEAKPSDLKPCQVPIINIPTSLSGGEYSPLAGATNTLTHQKVAFSHPSLGASLVILSPSLCTSTPQHIWLSTGLRAVDHCVEGLCSLDKNVCAGSDEEFSSGLRLLVPNLLITKKDPTNEDARLKEMWGVVEAMKGVGRSIPMGGSHGIGHQLGPLGVGHGETSCIMLPHVLKYNAKYGSNDEKVIGGQRKVLDALWGEATVKELLERSGLERGTSDAGDVVGAIVSELGMPRTLKDVGVKKEQLDALADNCLKDRWLPTNAVPLTSKEQVLEVLEMAAGS from the exons ATGGCAGCCCCTAATGAGACCTACACTCCGGCATTTCCTCCACAAACCAAGCCCCACATTTCAACCGGCATCCCCTTTCCTGAAGCATGTGCCCATCACATTAAAGATACATTCCATGCCTCAAAGGTCTACATAATTGTATCGAACTCCATCAGCAAGACTTCCAATTTCACCTCTCTTAAAGAACGTCTTGGTGATCTGGTTGTCGGCGTGAGGTATGGAATCAAGCCGCACACACCATGGGATGATGTTTTGGAAATCGTACAAGACATGcgagagaaagaagcagATATCATTGTTACGCTTGGAGCCGGATCACTTACTGACGGAGCAAAAGTTATTTCATTC GCACTAGCAAACAATGTATCCACACCCGAGGGACTCTATTCTCTGTCGGCAGAGGCCAAACCCTCAGATTTAAAGCCATGTCAAGTCCCCATAATCAACATTCCAACATCCCTTTCTGGCGGGGAGTACTCGCCACTTGCTGGCGCGACCAACACCTTGACGCATCAGAAGGTGGCCTTTAGTCACCCATCGTTGGGCGCATCCCTTGTCATTCTATCTCCTTCCCTGTGTACTTCTACTCCTCAACATATTTGGCTTAGCACTGGTCTTCGAGCCGTAGATCATTGTGTCGAAGGACTGTGCTCGCTTGATAAAAATGTTTGCGCCGGAAGCGACGAGGAGTTTTCGAGTGGATTGAGATTACTCGTACCAAATTTGTTGATCACCAAGAAAGATCCGACAAACGAGGACGCGAGATTAAAGGAAATGTGGGGAGTAGTGGAAGCAATGAAGGGGGTTGGCAGAAGCATCCCGATGGGTGGGAGCCACGGAATCGGACACCAGTTAGGACCACTAGGTGTTGGCCATGGTGAGACAAGCTGTATCATGTTACCACACGTATTGAAATACAACGCAAAGTATGGCAGCAATGACGAGAAAGTTATTGGAGGTCAAAGAAAAGTACTCGACGCGTTGTGGGGTGAAGCTACCGTTAAAGAGTTACTCGAGAGGAGCGGCTTGGAGAGAGGAACTTCAGATGCAGGTGATGTGGTCGGTGCTATTGTGAGCGAGCTTGGCATGCCGAGGACACTGAAGGATGTGGGTGTAAAGAAAGAGCAATTGGACGCACTAGCGGACAATTGTTTGAAAGATAGGTGGTTGCCTACAAATGCCGTACCTCTAACCAGTAAAGAACAAGTGCTCGAAGTTTTGGAAATGGCTGCTGGCTCATAG
- the Bcgcn1 gene encoding Bcgcn1, with product MSEVEINGHNEGVDLDLTLTKAALTSSSTNLRLGQLKLIEERLSKKELDPKLFPVLLQLLFSTYPYYHDRDSRLAVQLCIRHIFDSDCAFEFLSGFLNALDAETKKGGLAPSNAFVLVEYCSAILQVTTNEARWKSWGLVVVTSNARALELCITSKHRPSALKTTWRGLRNVFQSAVFETAIGDSVQKLSSKEAQPSPKNAVMLGAISGVCARKPQAKVVLESKKSLIYGYYTREIIASRTPLPSHIANALKDFFLDFTTQEDFEREIVPSLEKALLRAPEIVLNDLVTPLFQSLPISVDLSNVLQTKLLKPILSNIKSTNPTIRQGALSAFRAIVPKCHDETSIAQVSEEILTPLKGGKVSAADQRANYAEMLAILPVSKSNASAAIGLATIAGKEANEAALLAETSALLHYLKNRVQNESPLDKSIVTSFTKGISDKKVPVKKLWTIRLGELLWDTEEPELSESKALAEEAITALVDIWQEVTANSIPAAQSGLVTAAYVLAAISQTKLGVISGPKIDAALKKAQVSHQSLLMEPKPSFLLNPRIYSKLSSFDDFMWFVRSLFAFPDQLASLDPASLSAIGWSQAVIFSICSPNVHYDVRRHASHLLSQLYVRFPGNVSKIITSGLWRWLQSIELGEKDSAPISAKTENENLHLVLKAICLTPAEIARRDGDVDRVVVKDQMISLLVICRPELLPRVSWIELCLKAEVDPGNLARESGDALLKQILDFTSIQDSAAVPRSKAVKDAAYNAAAELAFVAPEVMTARIVELVEQDLDATQLANVGPTEAAIFRTPEGTAFVDVLASKAQSHTPNKNTKDYDTLKWEEDLRASLAKKKGQQKKLTPEETAKVKAQLSKESEIRRQIQALESRLLRGVGIIKSLATGPPTEASLWMGAAVRALVKVINAGAGLITGTAAPDAYILCAERVSSRIGILRSFIGLATLRAMNVPQLPPALTQEPLGALITRVLYRLRFSAEQRPFDTVSLIYVLPLVFLVLRDGGFGESDDADAQLVLALEFLSFHTDACSDVLVPRDEVLSTLISSMQTYNQHYKAIKDCLTDLCRCIAPNITDNEISILAQGAIVPQVAVRTSVLQSISAEIDMSELDFSNEIWLACHDDVEENVELGREIWEESEFKISTESPFRMLPYLESMDKQLRRAAARSIAEAVKLQPSTFKDVLSRLQSSYTEWAKPRVPQLDEYGMPRKMDLSDPWEARNGIALAFRELALVFDESLLTPFLNFLIEGPLGDRNSIVREEMVESATAIIAIHGKDKVEELMKTFERTLETPDKGSEFSDRVNEAVIIMYGALAQHLKAGDERVPKVVDRLLETLSTPSETVQYAVAECLPPLVRASKENTLDYIQLVLDRLFNSKKYAGRRGAAYGLAGLVNGKGISALREYRIMLTLKGAIDNKKDVNHREGALLAYELLSMILGRIFEPYVIQIVPQLLSSFGDSSADVREGCLAAAKVCFASLSSYGVKQILPTLLDGLDDDQWRSKKGACDLLGAMAYLDPQQLAQSLPEIIPPLTGVLNDSHKEVRLAANRSLKRFGEVINNPEIKSLVDVLLKALSDPTKYTDNALDSLIKVSFVHYLDAPSLALVVRILERGLGDRSATKRKSAQVIGSLAHLTERKDLVSHLPILVAGLKIAVVDPVPTTRATASKALGSLIEKLGEDALPDLIPGLMQTLKSDTGAGDRLGSAQALSEVLAGLGTSRLEDTLPTILQNVASSKPSVREGFMSLFIFLPVCFGNSFANYLSKIIPPILSGLADDVESIRDTSLRAGRLLVKNFATRAIDLLLPELERGLADDNYRIRLSSVELVGDLLFNLTGISANTEQDEVEEGAQEAGASLLEVLGEEKRNKVLSSLYICRCDTSGLVRTAAVNVWKALVASPRTLKELIPTLTQLIIRRLGSSNMEQKVIAGNALGELIRKAGDGVLSTLLPTLEDGLQNSTDTDAKQGICIALRELISSASPEALEDHEKTLISVVRVALIDSDDEVREAAAEAFDSLQQILGKKAVDQVLPYLLSLLRTENEADNALSALLTLLTETTRSNIILPNLIPTLTTSPISSFNARALASLSTVAGPAMARRLPTILNSLMDNIISSKDEDLKSELESSFDTVVQSIDEFDGLNVAMNVLLALVKHDDHRRRANVDHRLAKFFAAATVDYSRYNQDIVRALLVSFDDRDPEVVKAAWSALSEFTKQLRKEEMETLIYSTRQTLQHVGVPGSNLPGFGLPKGINAILPIFLHGLMNGTAEQRTQSALAISDIVDRTSGDSLKPFVTQITGPLIRVVSEKSVDVKAAILLTLNNLLEKIPTFLKPFLPQLQRTFAKSLADTSSEVLRTRAAKALGTLITLTPRIDPLIAELVTGSRTSDSGVRNAMLKALYEVISKAGANMGEASRSAVLGLIDTDPEDNDVSMAITNAKLLAALIKNLTPENASGLIKNRVATTHFTPSTVLALNAVLAEAPSALTETAFANDLPEVICQGMASKNDFISENCILAAGKYLLAETANHEFEKTKPIFESLAKLIQPGNSADARRLSLVVIRTICRHQTDAVRPHLPLLATPVFAGVRDPVIPIKLAAEAAFLALFNVVEEESKVFDKYIAAQELAPNQKRSMQDYFKRVALRLGNTARERKEAEGGQGGLGLSNDEVDDEKEISSIGKVDLGEKAFDA from the exons ATGTCTGAGGTGGAGATTAACGGTCATAATGAGGGGGTGGATTTGGACCTTACTCTTACAAAGGCTGCGCtcacttcctcttcaaccaACCTACGATTAGGACAGTTAAAATTGATCGAGGAAAGGCTTTCAAAGAAAG AACTCGATCCAAAACTTTTCCCCGTTTTACTTCAACTTCTATTTTCCACATACCCATATTACCACGACCGAGATTCGAGACTTGCTGTTCAGCTGTGCATACGGCACATATTTGATTCCGATTGCgcttttgagtttttgtCAGGCTTTTTGAATGCATTGGATGCCGAAACTAAGAAGGGAGGGCTGGCTCCAAGCAATGCTTTTGTTTTGGTCGAATATTGTAGTGCGATATTACAGGTAACCACGAATGAAGCCAGATGGAAGAGCTGGGGTTTAGTCGTCGTAACTAGTAATGCGCGGGCACTTGAACTATGCATCACATCGAAACATAGGCCGTCCGCACTAAAAACTACATGGCGGGGTCTGCGGAATGTTTTTCAAAGCGCTGTATTCGAAACTGCAATCGGAGACAGTGTCCAGAAATTGAGTTCCAAAGAGGCTCAACCTTCACCCAAGAACGCTGTGATGCTAGGGGCAATTTCAGGAGTATGCGCCAGGAAACCGCAAGCAAAGGTGGTTCTGGAAAGCAAGAAGTCTTTAATTTACGGCTACTATACGCGTGAGATCATAGCCTCTAGGACTCCGCTGCCTTCACATATTGCCAAtgctttgaaagattttttcTTGGACTTTACTACCCAGGAAGATTTCGAGCGAGAAATAGTACCATCCCTCGAAAAAGCGTTGCTAAGGGCTCCTGAGATTGTACTAAACGATCTTGTCACACCACTCTTCCAGTCTCTACCTATCTCAGTAGATCTCTCAAACGTTCTCCAAACTAAGCTCCTAAAACCCATCCTATCCAACATCAAGTCGACCAATCCCACAATTCGTCAAGGAGCGCTTTCTGCATTCAGAGCAATTGTACCCAAATGTCATGATGAAACATCTATTGCTCAAGTGTCAGAAGAAATCTTGACACCATTAAAAGGGGGTAAAGTATCTGCAGCAGATCAGAGGGCCAACTATGCAGAAATGCTAGCAATATTGCCCGTCTCCAAGTCAAATGCTTCGGCAGCTATTGGCCTTGCGACAATCGCAGGAAAGGAAGCCAACGAAGCTGCATTGTTAGCAGAGACATCTGCCTTGTTACATTACCTAAAAAATAGAGTGCAGAACGAATCTCCTCTGGATAAATCCATCGTTACCAGTTTCACAAAAGGTATTTCCGATAAAAAGGTCCCCGTTAAGAAACTATGGACGATCCGCCTCGGAGAATTGCTATGGGACACCGAAGAACCTGAATTATCTGAATCGAAGGCCTTGGCAGAAGAGGCCATCACAGCATTGGTAGATATTTGGCAAGAAGTGACGGCGAATTCCATACCTGCAGCTCAGTCTGGCCTTGTCACTGCAGCTTACGTTCTTGCTGCAATCTCACAGACAAAATTAGGTGTTATTTCAGGCCCGAAGATTGACGCAGCGCTCAAAAAGGCTCAAGTCTCACACCAATCACTACTTATGGAGCCTAAGCCATCTTTCTTACTGAATCCTCGTATTTACAGCAAACTTTCTAGCTTCGATGATTTCATGTGGTTTGTTAGATCCCTGTTTGCCTTTCCGGATCAGCTCGCTTCTCTAGACCCGGCATCCCTATCAGCTATTGGTTGGTCTCAAGCTGTCATATTTTCTATATGTTCTCCTAATGTACATTATGATGTCAGAAGACATGCTTCTCATTTGCTTTCCCAGCTATACGTTCGCTTTCCTGGCAATGtatccaaaatcatcacATCTGGTTTGTGGAGATGGTTACAATCTATTGAGCTTGGAGAAAAAGACAGTGCTCCAATATCGGCAAAAACGGAAAATGAGAATTTGCACTTAGTACTGAAAGCCATCTGTTTGACACCAGCCGAAATTGCACGACGggatggtgatgttgatcGGGTGGTAGTTAAGGACCAAATGATATCGCTGTTGGTTATCTGTCGACCAGAGCTGCTTCCAAGAGTAAGCTGGATCGAGCTGTGCCTGAAGGCTGAGGTTGATCCTGGCAATCTTGCTAGAGAAAGTGGAGACGCTTTGTTAAAGCAGATTCTCGATTTTACGAGCATTCAAGACTCTGCCGCAGTACCACGATCCAAGGCTGTCAAAGACGCTGCATATAATGCCGCTGCTGAGCTTGCTTTCGTTGCTCCAGAAGTTATGACCGCACGAATTGTTGAACTAGTAGAGCAAGACCTGGACGCTACTCAGCTCGCCAATGTTGGTCCAACAGAGGCAGCCATTTTCCGTACTCCAGAAGGAACTGCCTTCGTAGATGTATTAGCATCTAAAGCTCAAAGTCATACCCCGAACAAGAACACGAAGGATTACGATACTTTAAAATGGGAGGAAGACCTCCGAGCCTCattggcgaagaagaagggtcAGCAGAAGAAGCTCACTCCGGAAGAAACAGCCAAAGTTAAGGCTCAACTATCGAAAGAATCAGAAATCAGACGCCAGATTCAAGCTCTAGAGTCAAGACTTCTTCGCGGAGTTGGAATCATCAAAAGTCTTGCAACAGGGCCCCCAACAGAAGCTTCGTTGTGGATGGGAGCTGCCGTGAGAGCTTTGGTAAAGGTAATAAATGCTGGGGCTGGATTGATTACTGGTACGGCTGCTCCAGATGCTTACATTCTTTGTGCCGAAAGAGTTTCTAGTCGTATAGGTATACTCCGTTCATTTATTGGTTTGGCAACGCTTAGAGCTATGAATGTTCCGCAATTACCACCAGCCTTGACTCAAGAACCACTTGGGGCTCTTATCACACGTGTATTGTATCGCCTAAGATTCTCTGCAGAACAACGCCCATTCGATACAGTGTCTCTAATCTATGTTCTCCCTCTCGTCTTCCTAGTACTTCGAGatggtggatttggagaaagcGATGATGCCGATGCCCAACTTGTTCTCGCCCTGgaattcctttcttttcatacTGATGCCTGTTCCGACGTTTTGGTACCTCGGGACGAAGTTCTCTCCACTTTAATTTCGTCGATGCAGACTTATAATCAGCATTACAAGGCAATCAAAGATTGTTTGACAGATCTATGCAGATGTATCGCACCAAATATTACTGATAATGAGATCTCAATTCTTGCACAAGGAGCCATTGTTCCACAAGTTGCTGTACGAACCTCGGTATTACAGTCAATTAGTGCAGAGATTGATATGAGTGAGctcgatttttccaatgaAATCTGGTTAGCATGCCATGACGATGTAGAAGAGAATGTTGAGCTTGGGCGAGAAATCTGGGAGGAAAgtgaatttaaaatatctACCGAATCACCATTCCGAATGCTACCATATCTCGAAAGCATGGATAAGCAACTTCGACGAGCTGCAGCTAGGTCTATCGCCGAGGCTGTAAAATTACAGCCTTCAACGTTCAAGGATGTGCTTAGTCGTCTGCAATCCTCTTATACAGAGTGGGCAAAGCCTCGAGTTCCCCAGCTTGACGAGTATGGTATGCCCAGGAAGATGGATTTATCGGACCCATGGGAAGCCCGAAATGGAATTGCACTTGCATTCAGAGAACTGGCTTTAGTTTTTGACGAATCGCTCCTTACTCCGTTCCTCAACTTCTTAATTGAAGGGCCACTTGGTGATAGAAACTCAATTGTTCGAGAAGAAATGGTTGAGTCTGCCACAGCTATTATAGCTATTCATGGAAAGGACAAAgtggaagaattgatgaagaCTTTTGAACGCACACTCGAGACACCAGACAAAGGCTCCGAATTTTCCGATAGAGTAAACGAGGCCGTTATCATCATGTATGGTGCCCTGGCACAACATCTGAAAGCCGGCGATGAACGTGTGCCAAAGGTTGTAGACAGGCTTCTAGAAACATTAAGTACCCCATCTGAGACTGTACAATATGCCGTGGCTGAGTGCTTGCCACCACTCGTTCGTGCATCCAAGGAGAATACTTTGGACTACATCCAATTAGTTCTCGACAGACTGTTCAATTCGAAGAAATATGCCGGTCGACGTGGTGCAGCATATGGTCTTGCAGGTCTTGTCAATGGAAAAGGAATCTCCGCTCTACGAGAATACAGAATCATGCTTACACTGAAAGGTGCGATCGACAATAAAAAGGATGTCAATCACCGAGAAGGAGCTCTATTAGCTTATGAACTTCTCTCCATGATTCTCGGTCGTATATTTGAGCCTTACGTCATTCAAATTGTTCCTCAACTGCTCTCAAGCTTCGGTGACTCAAGCGCAGATGTTCGTGAAGGTTGTTTGGCAGCAGCAAAAGTGTGCTTTGCAAGCCTGAGCTCTTATGGAGTAAAACAAATTTTGCCAACACTACTTGATGGTCTTGATGACGACCAATGGCGAAGTAAGAAGGGTGCTTGTGATCTCCTAGGTGCAATGGCGTATCTTGATCCGCAACAACTTGCCCAGAGTCTTCCCGAGATTATTCCACCCTTGACGGGTGTATTGAATGACAGTCACAAAGAGGTCCGTCTTGCTGCCAATCGCAGTTTGAAGCGCTTCGGAGAAGTTATCAACAACCCTGAGATCAAGAGCCTTGTCGATGTCCTTCTCAAGGCTCTCAGTGATCCTACTAAGTACACGGATAATGCATTGGACTCGCTCATCAAGGTGTCTTTCGTTCATTATCTTGACGCACCTTCCCTTGCTCTCGTTGTTCGTATTCTTGAGAGAGGTTTGGGTGATAGATCGGCAACCAAACGAAAGTCTGCCCAGGTTATTGGTAGTCTTGCTCATTTAACAGAGAGAAAGGATCTTGTATCGCATCTTCCAATCTTAGTTGCTGGTTTGAAAATTGCAGTTGTTGACCCCGTACCAACTACTCGTGCAACTGCATCCAAAGCTCTTGGTTCTCTCATCGAGAAATTGGGAGAAGACGCTCTTCCGGATCTTATTCCAGGTCTCATGCAAACACTCAAATCAGATACTGGAGCCGGTGACCGACTGGGATCTGCACAGGCACTCAGTGAAGTTCTTGCAGGACTGGGTACAAGCCGCCTCGAGGACACTCTTCcaacaattcttcaaaatgttGCTTCATCCAAACCTTCCGTTCGGGAAGGCTTCATGTCGCTCTTCATATTCTTGCCCGTATGTTTCGGAAACAGTTTCGCCAACTACCTTAGTAAGATTATTCCACCTATTCTCTCTGGTCTGGCGGACGACGTTGAATCAATTCGTGACACGTCTTTGAGAGCTGGTCGTCTTCTTGTCAAGAATTTCGCCACGAGAGCTATTGATCTTTTGCTGCCAGAATTGGAGCGAGGTCTAGCAGACGACAATTACAGAATTCGACTCAGTTCCGTCGAATTGGTTGGTGATCTTTTGTTCAACCTTACTGGTATTAGTGCGAATACAGAACAGGATGAGGTCGAAGAAGGTGCGCAAGAAGCTGGTGCATCGTTGCTCGAGGTACTTGGTGAGGAGAAGCGTAACAAGGTATTATCCTCGTTGTACATTTGCAGATGTGATACTTCTGGCTTGGTTCGAACAGCCGCTGTCAATGTTTGGAAAGCTCTTGTCGCGAGTCCCAGAACACTTAAGGAGCTTATTCCTACGCTCACTCAACTCATTATCCGACGATTGGGAAGCTCCAACATGGAGCAGAAGGTTATTGCAGGTAATGCACTTGGTGAATTGATTCGCAAAGCAGGTGATGGAGTTCTCTCAACCCTGCTACCCACCTTGGAGGATGGCTTGCAAAATTCTACAGATACAGATGCTAAGCAAGGAATATGTATTGCACTCCGTGAATTGATTTCATCAGCCTCCCCAGAGGCTTTGGAAGATCATGAGAAGACGTTGATTTCTGTTGTTAGAGTTGCTTTGATAGACTCGGATGACGAAGTCCGAGAAGCGGCAGCTGAAGCCTTCGATTCGCTACAGCAAATTCTCGGCAAAAAGGCTGTCGACCAGGTCTTGCCATATCTCTTAAGCTTACTCCGCACAGAAAATGAGGCTGACAATGCCTTATCTGCACTCCTGACCTTGTTGACTGAAACGACAAGatcaaatatcattcttCCAAACCTCATACCAACGCTTACAACCTCGCCtatatcttcattcaatGCCAGGGCTCTTGCCTCGCTTTCAACCGTTGCAGGGCCGGCGATGGCAAGAAGATTACCTactatattgaattctttgatGGATAACATCATTTCTTCCAAGGATGAGGATCTCAAGTCGGAGCTCGAGTCATCCTTTGATACGGTTGTTCAATCCATTGACGAGTTCGATGGCCTCAATGTGGCTATGAATGTTCTTCTTGCATTAGTGAAGCACGATGATCATCGCAGAAGAGCAAATGTGGACCATCGCCTTGCCAAATTCTTCGCCGCAGCTACAGTTGACTACTCTCGTTACAACCAAGATATTGTACGCGCATTACTCGTTTCATTCGACGATAGAGATCCGGAAGTTGTCAAGGCCGCCTGGAGTGCACTTTCGGAGTTCACCAAACAAttaaggaaggaagaaatggaaacaCTCATTTATTCGACAAGACAGACTTTACAACACGTCGGTGTACCCGGATCCAACTTACCTGGTTTCGGATTGCCCAAGGGTATCAACGCCATTTTGCCCATCTTCTTACATGGTCTTATGAATGGTACTGCTGAACAACGTACACAATCTGCCCTAGCTATATCCGACATTGTTGACCGAACAAGTGGAGATTCTTTGAAGCCATTTGTTACTCAGATCACTGGTCCGCTTATTCGTGTAGTTTCTGAAAAGTCTGTCGACGTCAAAGCTGCCATTCTTCTAACTTTGAACAATTTGTTGGAGAAGATCCCGACTTTCTTGAAACCCTTCCTTCCACAATTGCAACGTACATTTGCCAAGTCTTTGGCCGATACATCGAGCGAAGTCCTCAGAACTCGTGCTGCCAAAGCTTTGGGCACTTTGATTACCTTGACTCCAAGAATTGATCCTTTGATCGCCGAGCTAGTTACAGGTTCAAGAACTTCGGACTCCGGAGTTAGGAATGCCATGCTTAAGGCGTTGTATGAGGTTATCAGTAAAGCTGGTGCTAATATGGGAGAGGCTTCGCGCAGCGCAGTACTCGGGTTGATCGATACTGACCCAGAGGACAACGATGTATCTATGGCTATCACTAATGCCAAGCTTCTCGCAGCATTGATCAAGAATTTAACCCCCGAAAACGCCTCAGGGCTGATTAAGAATCGTGTGGCAACAACCCACTTTACTCCATCTACGGTTCTCGCATTAAATGCTGTCCTTGCCGAAGCACCATCCGCATTGACGGAAACTGCCTTTGCTAATGACTTACCGGAAGTCATTTGCCAAGGCATGGCAAGCAAAAAT GACTTCATATCAGAAAACTGTATCCTCGCCGCCGGAAAATACCTTCTTGCTGAGACCGCAAACCATGAGTTCGAAAAGACGAAGccaatatttgaatcattaGCAAAGTTGATTCAACCAGGAAATTCGGCCGATGCTCGTCGTCTATCGCTTGTAGTAATTCGCACAATCTGTCGCCACCAAACAGACGCAGTTCGACCACATCTTCCCTTACTCGCCACGCCTGTATTTGCAGGTGTTCGAGATCCTGTCATTCCTATCAAGCTAGCAGCAGAAGCAGCGTTCCTCGCATTGTTTAACGtcgttgaagaagaaagcaagGTATTTGATAAATACATCGCTGCTCAAGAACTAGCaccaaatcaaaagagaagTATGCAAGATTACTTCAAGAGGGTTGCATTGAGGTTAGGCAACACAGCacgagagaggaaagaagctGAAGGTGGACAGGGTGGACTGGGTCTTTCTAATGATgaggttgatgatgaaaaggaGATCTCAAGTATTGGAAAGGTGGATTTGGGCGAAAAGGCTTTTGATGCATAA
- the Bcprx1 gene encoding Bcprx1 — MPVTLRKRPAPAEPPAPAPAAKKKSTVAKTVAKVKEPVKKAAEPKAAEPKAAKATKAAPASKTNGSKAKTETKVEAPAPLPQVKASKASAPAPASAPVATTKVVVGETIDLKGFGGEIETNEGEKTTLEKLVSESKSGVVLFTYPKASTPGCTTQVCAFRDSHPTLLLTGYTVYGLSKDSPKSNTTFKTNQKLPYTLLCDTKSTLISAIGLKNAKGTTRGVFVIDKSGKVLAAQAGSPKGTLEVVEGLIGAKKAEVEKEEAVTEEDKEAEKENEKETTAEETKEEASPTSEEKKTEEPTIPETNGINGADSSAAKEDVAKAEVAADVADTAEKLDGKDSEVKAAETSTA, encoded by the exons ATGCCTGTTACATTGAGAAAACGTCCTGCTCCAGCTGAgcctccagctccagctccagctgcTAAAAAGAAGTCAACTGTCGCAAAGACCGTCGCAAAAGTTAAAGAACCCGTCAAGAAAGCTGCTGAACCGAAAGCTGCTGAACCAAAAGCTGCCAAAGCTACCAAAGCTGCTCCTGCATCAAAGACAAATGGATCTAAAGCTAAGACCGAAACTAAAGTTGAAGCTCCAGCTCCCTTGCCTCAAGTTAAAGCTTCTAAAGCttcagctccagctccagcttcAGCTCCAGTAGCAACGACAAAAGTTGTAGTTGGTGAAACCATCGATCTTAAAGGATTCGGTGGAGAGATTGAAACCAATGAGGGTGAAAAGACTACACTCGAGAAACTTGTTTCGGAGAGTAAGAGTGGTGTTGTACTTTTTACTTATCCCAAAGCTTCTACTCCTGGAT GCACAACCCAAGTCTGCGCTTTCCGCGACTCTCATCCCACCCTCCTCTTAACCGGCTACACCGTCTATGGTCTCTCAAAGGAttcccccaaatccaacacCACCTTCAAAACCAATCAAAAACTTCCTTATACACTTCTTTGCGACACAAAGTCTACACTCATCTCCGCAATTGGGTTGAAAAATGCAAAGGGTACCACTAGAGGTGTATTTGTCATTGACAAATCCGGAAAGGTATTGGCCGCTCAGGCTGGTAGTCCTAAGGGTACACTTGAGGTTGTAGAAGGATTGATTGGTGCTAAGAAAGCAGAAGtcgaaaaggaagaagctgtaactgaagaagataaagaagcCGAGAAGGAAAATGAGAAGGAAACTACAgcagaagaaacaaaagaggAAGCCTCACCAACTtcagaggaaaagaaaaccGAAGAACCAACAATTCCAGAAACAAATGGTATTAACGGGGCCGACTCATCCGCAGCAAAGGAAGATGTTGCCAAAGCAGAAGTTGCAGCAGATGTAGCTGATACAGCTGAAAAACTTGACGGCAAAGATTCCGAAGTTAAAGCTGCTGAGACTTCAACAGCTTGA